The Deinococcus sonorensis KR-87 genome includes a window with the following:
- a CDS encoding LamG-like jellyroll fold domain-containing protein → MFVAAVLDFANSSYTTRLYVDGANVRTVTYSSGSAPYSGRACHNLFIGATPGGDSLTCATTASVTPYEPGLRSGIDDVRVYDRALSDAEIAVLYSENRWPR, encoded by the coding sequence GTGTTCGTGGCCGCGGTGCTGGACTTCGCGAACAGCAGCTACACCACCCGGCTGTACGTGGACGGTGCCAATGTCAGGACGGTGACCTACTCATCGGGCAGTGCGCCGTACAGCGGCCGCGCCTGCCACAACCTGTTCATCGGGGCCACGCCGGGCGGCGACAGCCTCACCTGCGCCACCACCGCCTCGGTCACCCCCTACGAGCCGGGCCTGCGGAGCGGCATCGACGACGTCCGCGTCTACGACCGCGCGCTCAGCGACGCCGAGATCGCGGTGCTGTACAGCGAAAACCGCTGGCCGCGCTGA